CTCTCTTACACATGTCTAAAAAGTAATGTATGCATTATGCTTAATGTTCTTGATTTGAGTCGTTAATTTTGCAATTCAATGATGCTGCTAGTGTGGAGAATTAACACACTGTACCTTTAATAGCTTAAATAAACCATGAACCAAACCATCCACCTACGGTGAATCAAAACctttaatttggaaaaaaattggacaaaaagCTGTGTATTTAATGACTTCAAAGAGGgaaaactacaatcccatgaagcattgggAATGacaaaattgattaaaatgacaTAATTATAAAACTTTTGATTTGTTGCTGGTGTTTCTAgtgtatatagaaatataatttcatgTATATCACAAAACATGTACatccttttaaatatttaagtagtttttCTTTTGGGGCAGTTTGCTTGTTTCGGTTCTCTGATTGGTAGAGAGTTccctgcagaatcatgggtaatgtagtttttccacaAGAAATCCATTtttacacacaattaaaaataacaaataatttgaaCTGATGAATTCAATAAAGCATAGATAATCAACTAACATCCTCACAGCACACAGTAGGTCTGTCTATAAGTCTTTAAAAACCAATTCCCCAATGGAGGATTTTAATGGAATTCTTGCTTCCAGAACCCAATTGCTGCACTCTATATTATTCATGATCTTACCTGTTCTTAAGGTGCTGGACGCTACCCAGACATCGGAACCTGCCGTTCACCATGATGGCCATCCTGGTGCACAGTGCTTCACATTCCTCCATACTAAGAGTGAACAGCACACAGGTTAGTATGGAAGAAAACAGATTAAATACCGCCCCCTAGTGATAGATGAAAGTCTTAAGCTTAGCAAAAATCAAAGCTAAACTAAGAAGACATAGAGGAAAACAATACTATCATTAATGCTACCAGTGCTGCTGTCTAGCAGTAGCTCACTTAATGTGCTTGTCTATAACTTTAGCTCACATTTAGTGTTTAGTTTAAGTGCATAAACTTGATTGTGGTGAATGTACCTGTGTGAGGTAAGTACGACAGAGCGTCCCTCTTTGATTACGCTGTGGATGCAGTTCCACAGTGCTCTTCGTGCTTTGGGGTCCATTCCAGTGGTGGGCTCATCCTGTAACCAAAAGCACAGCCAGGCTCAGATTCGACCATTGGTTCAACAGGAAACACACACTGATTAGCTACACCATCTATTCTTCACATGTGTATTGCACACTCAAGTGAACCGAAACAGGCTTGCCACCTATTAAGTGTTCTTATGTGATCTTTGTGTAATCAACCCGTTATGAGGCCTCTCTGAAAGCAAAGGCTAAAGAGTTCAGGGTAATTTAGCTCTGGGGGTGTTATAGTCTTGAACTCCTTATACAACCAGAGCGGGAAACCCAGTTGAGAGAATAACCAAACAGTGGTCATATGATCCCGACTAATGTTGTTTTCGTTGATAAGTTTGCAGACATTCACCCTAGGAGGCATAAGACTTCGAGCCAGTTGTGTAAGTGTctttgtgtgtacgtgtgtgtttgaGGAAATGTACATACCAGGAAGACCACTGGTGGGGCTCCAATGAGTGATATGGCGGTGGAGAGTTTGCGCATGTTGCCACCGCTGTAGCTTCCTGCTTTCTTGTCCACGTACTTCACGAGGCCTAGTTTACGGATTCCCCACTCCGCCACCTGGCCAAGGAACAACACATTAATAGTTTCTATTAGGGTTAATCTCACAAAACCAGgtcatatttaacataaaatcaaaagaaggaattatattatattatattattataaaaaacaaacaaaaaaaaaattatacaatatcctattttttgtaattctgtttgttCTTAATTGTGATTTGTCATtactataatacatattttttttccctttatcacatttttttgtgtattttattaaatcagcATAAGTTGAAGGCTGTATAAATACTTGTTATGCATGACAATAATGAGATGAGAATTATGGGGAAATGTGCTTAAtggttaaaatgctaaaatatttatgcaatatatatatatatatatatatatttatttgtaattcacTGTATTGTCAGTGGAAATTATTactgaaatacagtatttttataatttgtacaattaatttttcattaaatcagCATACCTTAAAGCCTGtctaaatacttttatttgtattaaattttatatttattttgtttattttttgataataaacATTATGGTGGTGCAAGCACTTATTTGGCATGTCAAATGTGAAAAATATCACTCATTAAATTTTTATGAGCATGTACAATTTCagggtttatttttcatttggggTTAAATATGGACCTGTATGATTCGCCCTAAATGTCACATACcgtgaaattatataaaaaatataattacatttatattaaaataataaaaatgatatcaaATCACTGTTTAAATACTAGTTTTAGTTCATATACTCTGCTCACCTCACAAACTTCCTTCTCAGGTACACCGCGCAGGATGGCATAGAATTCCAGGTGTTCCCGTCCTGTCAGCAGATCATTGATGGCATCAAACTGAGGGCAGTAGCCCATGTTCTGATGTACTTCATCTATTTCTCTGAGTATACTAGAAATAAGAAAGAGCAGCGTCATCAAAAAATGCATTCACACTCACAGAATTTTAAGATTAACCTATGACCTATCTGTTTATAATAGACTAAGGTGTTATAAGGTAGTACCATCTGTTCTAATGTAATAACTACTTGTATTTTACTGTCTGTACCTTTTCCCAGCCAAGAATGCTTCTCCTTTGGTGACCACAGAGTCTCCGGTCAGCATTTTAAAAGTACTTGTCTTTCCGGCTCCATTGACACCAAGCAGACCAAAACACTGAAAGGAGGAGGAAACAAAAGTTTGTGGTCTTACAGTAGACGTGACTCATTCGGATGAGGCTGATCATGAGGCAGCTGTCATGAATTACCTCTCCCGGAGGAATGCCAACACACAGACGATCAACAGCGGGCTTCTGTTTCCGCTTGTACACCTGAAAAAGACAAGGATGACATATTGATGAAGGCCCCATTTATCTGACTTAATTTAAAGTTTATGTCTGTGATCATCAGCAGAGGATTTCTGCTGACCTTAGTGAGTTGTCTGAGTTCAAGAATGTCTCCCTGTCCAGCTCCACTCAtgattctctgtctctctctggccACATCCTCATCTTCCTCTCCAATGGGACTCAACTTGGCACTTAAAGACCTGTGGAAATTGATCAAACCATCACTTTAGATCTCCTAAATCTTCAAAATCCATAATTTCATTagcatttcatataaatgtaatttgtttcagAAAGTCGTGTTGTGATGTTGCTTACTTGGGTTCAAAGAAGAAACGGTACTGGATAAGGACTGTGATGATGAAGAAAACCACTCCTTCCACAGCCATAGCAAAAAGATTCTTGCCCACCATGTCCCACTCCAATGGAGAACGGAAACGGTTCTCACCTAATGCAAGATAAGAGAGCATTCAATGACCCTTGCAGTAGTTACAGGTAATAAAGTAGACATAGATCAAGCTGATGAGGTCAAACTCTGAACTTCATTGCTCTTATTCTTGGAATCTTTgtcaaaaaagtattcttgtagcttcgtaaaattatggttgaaccactgatgtcaaatggattattttaacaatgtccttgctacgtttctgagccttgatcgtgttaggatccttgctgtctatgggagggtcagagagctctcagaattcatcaaaaatatcttagtttgtgttccgaagatgaacgaaggtcttacgcgtttggaaagacatgagggtgagtaattaatgacagaattttcattttggggtgaactatctttttaaatttaaagtggaACAAGCTAATCTTACCAAATCTCTCCAGAGCGTCAGCCATGGCCTGATTCTTCACCATGTCGATGAGACCTCGACCAAGGCAGAAATGTGGGAAGATGAGCAAAACGTTCTTCAGGATGTCATTGATGCCACCAATCTCCTGCAGCAGAGGATGAGCGGCATTAGAAATCACGATGTGTGCTTGAGAATTACTGCTTAGAATAGCTAGCAAATCGTAAGACTGCATTAGGATGAAACCAAAAAAGCATTTTCTTACATTATTTCCAAATAACTCCATGACAAAAGTGGACACGCTGCCATTGATCCCAATGAGAATATTGACACTAGTGAGCACCACGTAAGCAGTGCTGGGGATTTTGAAGAGGAATGAAGCCGGGTACATAAGAGGAGTGATGGACCATCTGAAGAGAGACAAGAGTAAGTATTTATTATCAGGGAAAATGTTATGTGCAAATTGGCAGTGTATTGAGGTCCCATGTCAGGCCCCAAGCATATCTAGGTACTATAATATCATAGAGACATGAGGGTGGGCTCTTTTCACTAAGGAAGATTCCCAGgttgtgggctcttttgactttggAAAGTATAATGTATAATCCCATACGGGGACCCAAAGAGGTTTTTACATATCTGCAGAACAGAGTATATTATCTGTATGAGGGTGGGCTCTTTCAATACAGAAATAAACATAGGCCCCATGTGGGAACCCCAGCAATATCTAGGGATCAGACTGTCTAAGATACATATTTCGTAAAGATAAGAaccattcacattttcttcagaaaatataccTAAACatacgttatttatttatttttaaatgtggtttataatcagattttttttaatatccagtttatttcccattttcttcagaaaatatacctaaatgtacattttttttttcttatgtttataTCTATTTCATATCTTCATTAGGAAATTTACCTAaaattactttgtattttttttctgttgtattccatttctttcaaatttctttagaaaatatacccaaacatactttaaaatgtgatttatttatttgaatatttattttgtattcaatttttttctatttttagatttgtttaacattttcttcaaaaatgtcCCTAAGCATACTTTATAATCTGTTTCTCCCCTATTTTATTATATCTCTATTATAAATGTGgttattaatcagtttttttctgtttccatttacaaaaaaatatatatattgtcagtATCTACATAAATTATTGCCTTATTGAGCTGGAATTATTAATATAAGTGAATGTCTTTATTTGTCTTACCCATAAAGAAGCAGCAGAAGGGCAAGAACAGGCAGGTTGGTTGCAGAGACGTAGGCTTTTTGTTGAAAGCACACAAAGATCAGGATCACCAGAGTAGCAGGAACAACATAATTGCACTGTaccaaaaaacagacagaaatgtgCATTAAAGATTTTGGGTCAGCAGCCAAGAAGGTGAGTAGTGCATTATGAGATTTGAAAGTGAAATCAAACAATTACCATATCCCAGAGAAAGTTGGCCAACCAGTAGAGATATGGCTGCACTCCGCTGATAAACTGCATGTGCTTGGCCTTATTCACTCGCTCCTGAATGAGGAAGACAACGAAGCTGGCGGGGACGAAAGACATGGCGAAGATCACACAGATGGAAACCAGCACGTCCACTGAGGTGGTCATTCTGAAATTGCCATAAATCAGGGTTCAGAGATTAGACCAACATGAATAATGTCCTTAACGttatttaaattgcattcaaTCAGTTTCAATGCTTACAGGGCCACTTGAGAAAGCTGTTCCTTGGTCAGATTGAGCGGATGGTTAAACGCAGTGATGCCAAACTGACGAGGGTCTTTGCCAGCTGGTAAGTTGGCACGCAAGATACCATTGTTCATAACATTGAGGAAGGCTCCAATACTGTGCCAGCCCTTGTTATTGAACCATATCTGAAAAAAATGCCAATAAAGATCATTCCAAGTACACTTAGAATGTCTATAATGGGTTTAAAAATAGCAGTCATCCAGTTGTGACTCACCTTGACATTATTCTTAGTGTCCAGCCCATTGATGAAGGTAGACAGGCTTTTCAAGAAACGGTCTGCCGCTGATCCTGAGTCCTACAACCGTAGGATAAGAAGAAATACTTCATGCACTATTCTGGagaaatatttgattaatttccTAAGAGTCAACGTTTCGGCTTACCTTCTCCAGTTGGAAGATTTCCCTGACTCTAGAGATGGCATCGTCGATCTCTTCAGCAGGAGGAAGCACCTGAGTGCTTCTAGCTCCCAATGAAAATCCTCCATATCTGAATTCATTCACCCATATCTTGTTCTTTAAGCTATTAAAGAAACAATCTGTTAATGTGTTGAATGACGCTACTGAACTATTTCAGTTCATGTGGATAGACAATCAGGCCATACCTTTTCCCAATGATCTGTGCATAGGTCTTCACAAGATAGTCTGAGATGTTTCGTCCCGTCAGGTTCTGGAGCGTCTCAGTTTCACTCATCTTAATCTGAGGAGGTGGCAGTCCACCTGCACCAGCAGGGCATTCTGGGAGCATCTTCTTTTTGCCATTACAGCTGCACTCACAAGCAGGCGATGGGTTGTCCATGGTCCAGTTTGTCGACATGAAAATGTCCATCACGCTTTCTGCCACTTCTTGTGTAGACCATTCCTCATCGCCCATTGTACAGGGAGCATCACTAAAACCAAGGGAGAAGACAAGCTaagttttttcttaaattaaaaatattagcaGTTACAGAAAAAAAGGTTTCATGTAATATACTAACGGAATTGGTTCTCCTTCCATGCATCGTGTTCCAAAGCCAGGATCATCTAATAAAGCGTTGAGTAACTTTTGTGTGCTTATATCATGTGGAGCATCATCACTGTAATGAAAATACACTGTATTTAATTTCAGTGGTTCTATGCAAGTATTTCAACTTAACGTAGAGTAGAATATTGTCATTGACATACCTGATGAATGTGAACTGTTCTTCATACATCCAGGGATTGAGAGCAAGGCTGGGATATTTTCCGAATGGTGGCACAATAAGACTGAATACCAGAgcaatgcacacaaacacagcaggaaGAACAATCTGCAAAGAGGATCAAAGTGAGTTGATCAAACCTGAAGTGTACTGTTTCCCAAAAGTAGCATAAGCCTAACTAGATTATAGAAACCACTGGCATCGGTAGTCTCTACGATCTACTTGTATTGTGGAAGAAACCATTGGCACCAATAGTGTATACAATCTACTTAGGCTTACATTGTTTTTGGGAATCAAAGAAACCACTCGCACCAACAGTTTCTTTGATCTCCTTAGTCTTATGATGCTTTTGGTAAACGCATCCTAGGTTTATTTTTTACTGACTATATTTCCCATTCCTACCTGTGCAAAGAAGCCTTTCCTTGAGCGGCGAGCATAAAGAAATCTCTTCCACAATAAAGCCACAAACTGCTGCCTCTTCAAACTCCAGCCTTTCACTTGATAGGATCCTTTCCCATTGGAAACACTCAAATAGTCTGTTTCTTTTGATTCTGGTGATCAAACACATCAAAAGGAATTGGCACAGCacatttaaaaccaaacaaataagaTAGGGATATCTGAAGAAAGATATTTGGATGACTCTACTGTAAAGATAGGGTATTATAGATGTTTAAGGGCATTTAAGGTTTACCTGGATCACCGTCAGATTCGTTGCAGTCAAAGTCATCGTCTTCAGTCAGGGGTTTGAGGCAGCTCTGGTGGTCAGCACCGAATGCATGTCGTCTATGTCTGGGAACTGGCAATGTTCcatctacaaaataaaaaatagaagatgAGGTCTTTtctggatttttgtttttgtactgcTTATTCAGTTTACTAGAGAGCACATAGTGAGGTACAAATTTACCTGAGATGATTTCAGTGTCAACTCCACTGTCCTCTGCCACCTTAAGGAAAATCTATAAAGACACCCGAGAAAGATGATTAGTAACTTGCACATGTAGTAAAAAATCACAGCTAACATCCTAAAGCTTTTTGTTGACAGATAAAAGCCAAGACAAGCTACACCTACAGTACCTCTTCAAGTGTAGTATCTGAGATACCATAGCTCGAAATGCCAAGGTCAGCGAGCCGATCATCCAGGTCATGGAAGAGCTCAACGAAAGCACCATCTTTGGCAGACTCGTACGGCAACACATATGTTATCTCATGACCGAGGTCTTCCACCATGCGAGAAGCGGGAACGTGCTTCAGGATTAGACTGGAGATGAGGTCTACATCAACAGGAACAACAGGAGATTCAGGCCATGTAGTTCCTGCAGAACATATTGAAAACTTTAGTGAAGATTCAGGTAAAATCTCATGAACTGAAAAGATATCCATCATTTTAAAATTTGAGGTCAGGTGGTGTCTTACCTATTGCTGTGGCGGCCTCGCTCTCTTGATCACTACCTAGACCAGCATCCGAACTGCTCTCAGATGCATTGTCATcctaaaaaacaatgaaacaacagTGTTTAGCTGATTAGCTAAACAACAAATCAATGTGTTCATTGAGTGATTTTGCAAACTGAAGTGCACTTACTTTCTTAACAAAGGACACAGTGCTGCTTGAGTTCCTGCAAGAGCTGAGAGAAggctcagtgtttttctttaccAAGGTAAGATAGTATCCAGTTCCCAATTGAGTCTTAAGAAAGAGCGAAGAGCCCACACAACAAAGCTTTCCATGGGAGATGATAGCAATACGATCGCCCAGAATATCCGCTTCATCCATATGATGGGTGGAAAGAAGGATAGTCCGACCTAAGAAATACCCATAGTCCTCATTGATTCAATAAGATCTAAtggcattttctttgtttttaaatacaaaacgaATGGAGTAGTTACCTGTACGATACTTCAGAAGAAGGTCCCAGATGCCTCTTCGAGCGTATGGGTCCACACCAGCAGTGGGCTCATCCAAAATAACAACCTTTGACCCTCCAACAAAAGCAAGGGCTACTGAGAGTTTCCTCTGCATACCACCTGAGAagcataaaaaaatgtaagtttgcaACAAATCAAACAACCATCAGATCATAATTTCAGAGGTTGTAATGGCACACACCTGACAGCTGGCTGGTCCTGGACTTGCGTTTGTGTGGAAGGCCAGTATCTGTCAGAATCTGCTCCATCTCAGCCTTCACGTCCTCCTCAGAAAGACCCTTCAGACGGGCATAGAACCAGATGTGCTCTTCTACTGTCAACCTGAGATATGACCGGTAGATTAACATCCACAGAACTATACAATCTTAACATCAACTAGTATGTGACTTTTTGAATTAAAGCACTTACATGCTGAAGAGGACGTTGTGTTGTGGACACACTCCGAGGCTCCGTCTGATGGAACTGAGCTCTGAGCGAATATCTTTGCCCATGATATATGCAGTGCCAGAGGTGGGAGGGAATAGGCCAGTTAGGATAGACCTAAAACAATGAAGGCAAATTGGAGGGTTAGATATtgtaaccaaaaagaaaaaactcaattcaagcagccattactccaatccatatgatccttcagaaatcattctaatatgaaagTGATGAATCTTGGATGAATATAAAGTGAAATGTGAACTTACATGGTGGTTGTTTTTCCAGCTCCATTGTGACCTAGGAAAGAAGTTATTTGCCCCTCATAGAAGCCAAGCGTCAACCCATCGACTGCTAGCTTCTTGCCATGACGGTAGACCTTCACAAGATTCTTAATGTAAACTCCCAGTTCAAGGTGAGTGGGTTCCTCTTCAATGcagacagctttaaaaaaaacatcacaaaacacaattaaTCAGTTGTATTGAAGATTATATCTAATGAACAAATTTAAAACTCTAAACTGACACTAAACtgcctttttaaaaatagctatttttttagctttttaattagTAATCAGCCATAATATCAAAACAATCATCCgttcagaattttaatattggtgtatcccttatataaaaaaactttttttttttttttacctccagcATTGCCCTTCTTTCCATGAACTGCAGTATTGTTTGTGTTGCTCTCTCCAAACCAGTAGGATTTAGTAAAAGGGAAGTACCATGGCCTGGGAATGCCATACTGCCCAGGGAACACAGCCTCAATGTACCAGGTCATGACCCCATACAGGAAGGCATCAAAGTACATGAGGATGAGGCAGGTGGTGAGGTTGTAGTTGTCTTCTTCCATTGGGCTGGAGAAGAGGTTATTCCATTGGATGCCCACACCCTGCTCTTCAAACAGGGCAAAATACTCACAGCCAAATCCAAATGCCACTGGAGACAGTAAGCTCTGTGAACACAACCAAATTAGAAGTAAGTGTAAGTAGAAAGTGAGAAGTAAGTCCACTTATAATGCTAGTCAAAGTTTCTTGCACCAAAATAagtaatttagttttacattaacattttacattccCTATAATGCAGTTGCCTATCTACAATgcaaaaagtgattttctcacgcagtatttttgtcttgtacaaatatctaaacattcattaatcaggatatatttacttgaagcaaaattacataaaatgagtAGTCTGTCTTTTTTAGTTTAAGCTTAAAAttgggaataaaaaataaaggtaaaaggtaaattattttatttttctaacccTACAGGcagatttatttctcatttcaagcataaactcacttaattttgataactCCCTCGGAAAACAGATATAATTTTGGTTCTCAAGTAAAACACGATTTGGGAATGTTTAGATAAAAATAttgagtaaaaaaatacaaaaattagtaaaaaataatcTGGTATGATTTGAGTCAGATTAAATAATGACCTTCAACTCAAATAGttcaaattactttcaaaaatgcatgtactgtaaatgaaCTGACTGATATTCCCTATTACATCTGTGCCCTTCAGCTGGACACTTAATCTCAGGTTGTTCCAGCAGGACCTGGAGTTAATAAGTCTGCTGTAAATCAGTTTAATGACAAGTAACCAAGGAACTGCACAGGATCAATCCGCCTAGGGTTCAGTGCCTTGGTCAAAGTAATCTAACCAACGCTGGCTCACCTCTAACTGAACTCTTTTATTAGTGG
The Cyprinus carpio isolate SPL01 chromosome B14, ASM1834038v1, whole genome shotgun sequence DNA segment above includes these coding regions:
- the LOC109102826 gene encoding phospholipid-transporting ATPase ABCA1-like translates to MSISTQLGLLLWKNFTYRRRQTLQLLTEIVWPLFIFFILIAVRLNYPPYEQHECHFPNKAMPSAGTLPWIQGIVCNANNPCFRHPTPGESPGVVGNFNDSIISRLFSDAKKILLYSQNDKSLDGFKELISAVKVMQSNTAGFKLKDFLRENETLSMFLQQNASFSHNHVQNILEADVNLEKVLLKGFGVHLRDMCNTTTLEDFVSIPDERLARFTQDLICSAPNSWLDQAERHFKSNLDFLKPIRSDIRTNATDVRLVAKATDNLLESLGSLAVELASMRSWSDLRNEILFLTENATGSPSLMYQAVSRIVCGHPEGGGLKIKSLNWYEDSNFQALFGSNNDSDNEPVSVYDNTTTPYCNNLMKNMEASPISRMIWRALKPLLMGKILYTPHSPATQKIIHEVNKTFQELGILRDLGGMWEEARPKVWNFIENSEEMDLIRTLLRNNATASFFSAQLAGTQWSVEDVTSFLSKHSEDTRPHGTAFTWRDVFNETDQAIMSISRFMECVNLDKLEPVSTEEKMVNESMSLLDNRKFWAGIVFLDIQSNSSKLPPHVNYKIRMDIDNVERTNKIKDGYWDPGPRADPFEDLRYIWGGFTYLQDIVEHSIIRAVTGTKEKTGVYIQQMPYPCYVDDIFLRIMSRSMPLFMTLAWMYSVAIIIKGVVYEKEARLKETMRIMGLDNGILWFSWFISSLIPLLISAGLLVLLLKMGNLLPYSDPGVVFLFLGSFAVVTIMQCFLISTVFARANLAAACGGIIYFTLYLPYVLCVAWQDYVGFSAKVIASLLSPVAFGFGCEYFALFEEQGVGIQWNNLFSSPMEEDNYNLTTCLILMYFDAFLYGVMTWYIEAVFPGQYGIPRPWYFPFTKSYWFGESNTNNTAVHGKKGNAGAVCIEEEPTHLELGVYIKNLVKVYRHGKKLAVDGLTLGFYEGQITSFLGHNGAGKTTTMSILTGLFPPTSGTAYIMGKDIRSELSSIRRSLGVCPQHNVLFSMLTVEEHIWFYARLKGLSEEDVKAEMEQILTDTGLPHKRKSRTSQLSGGMQRKLSVALAFVGGSKVVILDEPTAGVDPYARRGIWDLLLKYRTGRTILLSTHHMDEADILGDRIAIISHGKLCCVGSSLFLKTQLGTGYYLTLVKKNTEPSLSSCRNSSSTVSFVKKDDNASESSSDAGLGSDQESEAATAIGTTWPESPVVPVDVDLISSLILKHVPASRMVEDLGHEITYVLPYESAKDGAFVELFHDLDDRLADLGISSYGISDTTLEEIFLKVAEDSGVDTEIISDGTLPVPRHRRHAFGADHQSCLKPLTEDDDFDCNESDGDPESKETDYLSVSNGKGSYQVKGWSLKRQQFVALLWKRFLYARRSRKGFFAQIVLPAVFVCIALVFSLIVPPFGKYPSLALNPWMYEEQFTFISDDAPHDISTQKLLNALLDDPGFGTRCMEGEPIPDAPCTMGDEEWSTQEVAESVMDIFMSTNWTMDNPSPACECSCNGKKKMLPECPAGAGGLPPPQIKMSETETLQNLTGRNISDYLVKTYAQIIGKSLKNKIWVNEFRYGGFSLGARSTQVLPPAEEIDDAISRVREIFQLEKDSGSAADRFLKSLSTFINGLDTKNNVKIWFNNKGWHSIGAFLNVMNNGILRANLPAGKDPRQFGITAFNHPLNLTKEQLSQVALMTTSVDVLVSICVIFAMSFVPASFVVFLIQERVNKAKHMQFISGVQPYLYWLANFLWDMCNYVVPATLVILIFVCFQQKAYVSATNLPVLALLLLLYGWSITPLMYPASFLFKIPSTAYVVLTSVNILIGINGSVSTFVMELFGNNEIGGINDILKNVLLIFPHFCLGRGLIDMVKNQAMADALERFGENRFRSPLEWDMVGKNLFAMAVEGVVFFIITVLIQYRFFFEPKSLSAKLSPIGEEDEDVARERQRIMSGAGQGDILELRQLTKVYKRKQKPAVDRLCVGIPPGECFGLLGVNGAGKTSTFKMLTGDSVVTKGEAFLAGKSILREIDEVHQNMGYCPQFDAINDLLTGREHLEFYAILRGVPEKEVCEVAEWGIRKLGLVKYVDKKAGSYSGGNMRKLSTAISLIGAPPVVFLDEPTTGMDPKARRALWNCIHSVIKEGRSVVLTSHSMEECEALCTRMAIMVNGRFRCLGSVQHLKNRFGDGYTIILKVAGPDPDLQPVMKFIESELPGSTLKEKRREILQYQLPSSLTSLAHIFSILAKNKEFLRIEDYSVSQTTLDQVFVNFAMDQSDDHFDSSIRRKETAVNMALLSPLSAKENTEKPIESFV